One segment of Vicinamibacterales bacterium DNA contains the following:
- a CDS encoding FtsX-like permease family protein — translation MLAESIVQDVRYALRGMRRSPLFAASVAGTIGIGLGILCSAFTIINAYLFKAVNLPEPQQLYALSWDTATVQRHEFSLADFEALAESNPVFSRLAAGRPVTTGQQGAQIFGHLVTPDYFGVVGGSAAMGRTITAADFAAQSDSAVIVLSHEGWRNHFNADSAIVGKEITLAGGRFVVIGVTPPNAVLPGDEQIGFWAPLLAAPVFGMADPAQSDGHALFVVGRRRADVQVERVVAWFDTWARQRFPSGTAIAPTRTRVDSLATRIPVNRSTVTLFSMLTAAFGLVLLVACANVTNMLLARGLGRQRELGVRLSLGAARSRIVRQLIIESLVLSVPAAVLGLALTYFSAWVFPRLVTATIPAGAGTASLFIAPFDPDVRVIALLIASGFLAALLAGLSPALQLTRTSLIDAMRGTLGPNTRLSRLRSVFVAVQIGTCVLFLVAAIGLVAESRKMATVDTGLDYQRVLDLRTSDSVRAVIARELATRGDVERVAAVWRAPIVSTMQFMRVALPGNRQQSTGFLAVSPEYFETMGVQVRRGRMFSELEALQDAAVVIVSENTARLFWPREDPIGQSLLIVPPANDTQRQPSHSRVTVIGVAEDVVNGTLLDGVARTTLYFPTTVTSPNVTRLLIRTRGDSAVALRSIAAAIEAAHPAASIQIAPLQERAALQVWSFNAFSTIAAIPAVIGVLLSFAGTYGVVAFVMAQRRREFGIRMALGATAGHIMKSVVGGTVRTAIVAAAIGLAATFGLIRGVSAVVGLVPVIDPWIYGAGTAVVIVAAAAASLLPAMGAIRLNPSMALRAD, via the coding sequence TGCGTACCTGTTCAAGGCCGTCAACCTGCCCGAACCCCAGCAGCTTTACGCGCTGAGTTGGGACACCGCAACGGTTCAGCGTCACGAGTTTTCGCTCGCGGACTTCGAGGCACTGGCGGAGAGCAACCCGGTGTTCTCGCGCCTGGCCGCTGGCCGTCCGGTGACAACCGGACAGCAAGGCGCCCAAATCTTCGGGCACCTGGTGACCCCTGATTACTTCGGCGTCGTGGGGGGATCCGCGGCAATGGGACGGACAATCACGGCGGCAGACTTTGCTGCTCAATCTGACAGTGCCGTGATCGTGTTGTCACACGAAGGCTGGCGGAATCACTTCAACGCCGACTCGGCCATCGTCGGCAAAGAGATCACGCTGGCCGGTGGCAGGTTCGTCGTGATTGGAGTGACTCCCCCAAACGCGGTGCTACCGGGCGACGAGCAGATTGGATTCTGGGCGCCGCTGCTCGCGGCGCCAGTGTTTGGCATGGCGGATCCGGCGCAAAGTGACGGACATGCGTTGTTCGTGGTGGGTCGTCGCCGCGCTGATGTACAGGTCGAGCGGGTGGTCGCGTGGTTCGACACCTGGGCCCGCCAGCGCTTCCCATCGGGAACAGCGATCGCACCGACGCGCACGCGGGTCGACTCGCTCGCGACTCGCATCCCGGTGAACCGAAGCACCGTGACGCTGTTTTCCATGCTGACGGCAGCGTTCGGCTTAGTGCTGCTTGTGGCGTGTGCCAACGTAACGAACATGCTGCTCGCCCGTGGCCTCGGCCGCCAACGCGAGCTCGGCGTGAGACTCTCTCTCGGCGCGGCCCGCTCGCGCATCGTCCGCCAACTAATCATCGAGAGTCTCGTGCTGTCCGTCCCGGCGGCAGTGTTGGGCTTGGCTCTGACCTACTTCAGTGCATGGGTTTTTCCGAGATTGGTCACCGCCACCATTCCGGCCGGAGCGGGGACCGCCAGCCTATTTATTGCTCCCTTCGATCCGGATGTTCGCGTAATTGCTCTGTTGATCGCTTCTGGCTTCTTGGCGGCCTTGCTCGCGGGATTGAGTCCGGCGCTGCAGCTTACGCGGACGAGCCTGATTGACGCAATGCGGGGCACGCTCGGCCCGAACACGCGCCTGTCACGTCTCCGCAGTGTGTTTGTGGCCGTTCAGATTGGCACGTGCGTCCTGTTTCTGGTTGCCGCAATTGGTTTGGTCGCGGAATCGCGCAAGATGGCGACCGTCGACACTGGCCTAGACTATCAGCGAGTCTTGGATCTTCGCACGTCTGACAGTGTCCGGGCTGTGATTGCCCGCGAGCTCGCGACCCGTGGCGATGTAGAGAGAGTCGCAGCCGTCTGGCGCGCGCCCATCGTGTCAACGATGCAATTCATGCGCGTCGCGCTGCCTGGCAATAGACAGCAGTCAACCGGCTTCTTAGCTGTTTCGCCGGAGTACTTCGAAACCATGGGTGTGCAGGTTCGACGCGGGCGGATGTTCTCCGAGCTCGAGGCGCTGCAGGATGCAGCTGTCGTGATCGTGAGCGAGAATACGGCCCGTTTGTTCTGGCCACGAGAGGATCCGATCGGCCAATCGCTATTGATTGTTCCACCCGCTAACGACACGCAACGCCAGCCATCACATTCACGCGTCACGGTGATTGGCGTTGCCGAGGATGTGGTCAACGGCACGTTGCTCGACGGCGTGGCCCGAACCACACTGTATTTCCCAACCACTGTGACTTCGCCGAATGTCACCCGGCTCTTGATCCGGACGCGCGGAGATTCCGCGGTCGCGCTTCGATCGATCGCAGCAGCTATTGAGGCTGCGCACCCGGCGGCTTCCATTCAGATTGCGCCGCTTCAGGAGCGCGCGGCTCTGCAGGTATGGTCGTTCAATGCCTTCTCTACGATTGCCGCCATTCCGGCTGTAATTGGCGTGCTGCTATCGTTTGCCGGCACCTATGGCGTCGTCGCCTTTGTGATGGCGCAGCGGCGTCGTGAGTTTGGCATCCGGATGGCCCTCGGGGCTACCGCAGGGCACATCATGAAGAGTGTAGTTGGAGGAACCGTTAGAACGGCTATCGTCGCCGCGGCAATCGGACTGGCGGCGACCTTTGGTTTGATCCGCGGCGTCTCTGCAGTCGTCGGCCTTGTTCCGGTTATTGACCCCTGGATCTACGGCGCAGGCACCGCCGTGGTGATTGTGGCCGCGGCGGCCGCATCATTGCTTCCAGCCATGGGCGCGATTCGGCTGAACCCGTCGATGGCGCTACGCGCGGACTGA